The following proteins are co-located in the Neisseria sp. Marseille-Q6792 genome:
- a CDS encoding iron ABC transporter substrate-binding protein, whose product MKTSIRYALLAAALTAATPALADITVYNGQHKEATQALADAFTQATGIKVKINSGKSDQLAGQIKEEGSRSPADVFYSEQIPPLVTLSAANLLETLPAKTINDTRRKGVPVAAKKDWVALSGRSRVVVYDTRKLSEKDLEKSVLNYATPKWKDRIGYVPTSGAFLEQVVAIVKLKGEAAALKWLKGLKENGKLYAKNTVALQAVENGEVPAALINNYYWYAFAKEKGVNNIHSRLNFVRHKDPGALVTYSGAAVLKSSPNKAEAQKFVAFLAGKQGQQVLTSVRAEYPLHAGVSSPFNMEPYSKLEAPEVSATTIADKENATRLLEQAGLK is encoded by the coding sequence ATGAAAACATCTATCCGATACGCACTGCTTGCCGCAGCCCTGACCGCCGCAACCCCCGCGCTGGCAGATATTACCGTGTACAACGGCCAACACAAAGAAGCCACGCAGGCACTTGCCGATGCCTTTACCCAAGCCACCGGCATCAAAGTAAAAATTAACAGCGGCAAAAGCGACCAGCTTGCCGGACAAATCAAAGAAGAAGGCAGCCGAAGCCCCGCCGACGTATTCTATTCCGAACAAATCCCCCCGCTGGTTACGCTTTCCGCAGCCAACCTCTTAGAAACTCTCCCCGCAAAAACGATTAACGACACACGCCGCAAAGGCGTGCCGGTTGCCGCCAAAAAAGACTGGGTGGCATTGAGCGGACGTTCGCGCGTCGTCGTTTACGACACCCGCAAACTGTCTGAAAAAGATTTGGAAAAATCCGTCCTGAATTACGCCACGCCGAAATGGAAAGACCGTATCGGTTATGTACCGACTTCAGGCGCGTTCTTGGAACAGGTTGTCGCCATCGTCAAACTGAAAGGCGAAGCAGCCGCCCTGAAATGGCTCAAAGGCTTAAAAGAAAACGGCAAACTGTATGCTAAAAACACTGTCGCGCTCCAAGCCGTCGAAAACGGCGAAGTGCCGGCCGCCCTCATCAACAACTACTACTGGTATGCGTTTGCCAAAGAAAAAGGCGTGAACAACATCCATTCCCGCCTGAACTTCGTCCGCCACAAAGACCCCGGCGCACTCGTTACCTATTCCGGCGCGGCTGTGCTGAAATCTTCCCCGAACAAAGCTGAAGCACAAAAATTCGTCGCCTTCCTCGCAGGCAAACAAGGACAGCAGGTCTTGACTTCCGTCCGCGCAGAATATCCGCTGCACGCCGGCGTGTCTTCCCCGTTCAATATGGAACCTTATTCCAAATTGGAAGCACCGGAAGTATCTGCAACCACCATTGCCGACAAAGAAAATGCCACCCGCCTCCTCGAACAGGCAGGTCTGAAATAA
- a CDS encoding potassium transporter TrkG, with amino-acid sequence MHKILPIAHVLSRLGMLFSFILLIPAALSYAFSDGAYTAFATTATVTLSGSCIVRLATLRFRRELRPRDGFTLVLMLWLAFAAMAAMPMYLYFPNMGFTDAFFESMSGLTTTGATVIPHVDGLAPSVNFWRHMLNWLGGMGIIVLAVAILPMLGVGGTQLFKAEIPGIDKESKMSPRISQVAKKLWFGYTLITILAAACLHFAGMSWFDAVCHAMATLSLGGFSTHDASIAYYNSPLIEAVIIVFTIFGGINFASHFAALNSRSLKTYWKDEECRTMLLLLSGSILAAALYLWHTGHYAGFIESLRYTAFNFVSIGLANGLSNTDFAQWPLLISLWMFFLANILASSGSTGGGIKTIRALVLFKFSLREMMVLLHPKAVRTVKISGKAIPDRLALTVMSFIFIYFMTVVLFSFLLMASGMEFTTAFTAVIACITNSGPGLGEVGPAGNYAGLDVIQKWICVTAMLLGRLEIFTVFILFTPAYWKK; translated from the coding sequence ATGCACAAAATCCTGCCCATCGCCCATGTCCTCTCCCGACTGGGTATGCTGTTTTCCTTTATCCTGCTGATACCCGCCGCTCTCTCCTACGCCTTTTCGGACGGCGCGTACACCGCCTTCGCCACCACCGCGACCGTTACCCTTTCCGGCTCGTGCATCGTCCGGCTCGCCACCCTCCGGTTCAGGCGCGAACTGCGCCCGCGCGACGGCTTCACCCTCGTCCTGATGTTGTGGCTGGCATTTGCCGCTATGGCGGCGATGCCGATGTACCTGTATTTCCCGAATATGGGCTTTACCGACGCATTTTTTGAATCAATGTCGGGACTGACCACCACCGGCGCGACCGTCATCCCCCACGTCGACGGGCTCGCCCCCTCCGTCAACTTTTGGCGGCATATGCTCAACTGGCTGGGCGGGATGGGCATCATCGTCCTTGCCGTCGCCATCCTGCCTATGCTCGGCGTAGGCGGCACGCAGTTATTCAAAGCCGAAATCCCCGGCATTGACAAAGAAAGCAAAATGTCGCCGCGCATTTCCCAAGTGGCGAAAAAACTCTGGTTCGGCTACACCCTGATCACCATCCTCGCGGCAGCCTGCCTGCATTTTGCCGGGATGAGCTGGTTCGATGCCGTCTGTCACGCAATGGCGACCCTCTCGCTGGGCGGGTTTTCCACCCACGATGCCAGCATAGCTTATTACAACTCCCCCCTCATCGAGGCGGTCATCATCGTTTTCACTATTTTCGGCGGCATCAATTTTGCCAGCCATTTCGCCGCCCTCAACAGCCGCAGCCTCAAAACCTATTGGAAAGACGAAGAATGCCGGACAATGCTGCTGCTGCTCTCCGGCAGCATCCTTGCCGCCGCCCTGTACCTGTGGCACACCGGCCATTACGCCGGCTTCATCGAATCCCTGCGCTACACCGCCTTCAACTTCGTCTCCATTGGATTGGCAAACGGGCTGTCCAACACCGACTTCGCACAATGGCCACTCCTAATTTCTCTGTGGATGTTTTTCCTCGCCAACATCCTCGCCAGCTCCGGCTCGACCGGCGGCGGCATCAAAACCATACGCGCCCTCGTCCTGTTCAAATTCAGCCTGCGAGAAATGATGGTGCTGCTGCACCCCAAAGCCGTCCGCACCGTCAAAATCAGCGGCAAGGCCATACCCGACCGCCTCGCGCTGACCGTTATGTCCTTCATCTTCATCTACTTTATGACCGTCGTCCTCTTCAGCTTCCTGCTGATGGCGAGCGGTATGGAATTTACCACCGCCTTCACCGCCGTCATCGCCTGCATTACCAATTCCGGCCCCGGACTGGGCGAAGTCGGGCCCGCCGGCAATTACGCCGGTTTGGACGTAATACAGAAATGGATTTGCGTTACCGCCATGCTCTTGGGCAGGCTGGAAATCTTCACCGTCTTCATCCTCTTCACCCCTGCTTACTGGAAGAAATAA
- the argH gene encoding argininosuccinate lyase: MHDKTWSGRFNEPVSELVKQYTASIGFDQRLAEWDIQGSLAHAQMLKETGVLDEGDLADIRRGMAEILEEIRSGKIEWSSDLEDVHMNIERRLTDKIGDAGKRLHTGRSRNDQVATDIRLWLRDQITVIQNLIQNLQTALLDLAEQNAETVMPGFTHLQVAQPVSFGHHMLAYVEMLGRDNERMADCRRRVNRMPLGAAALAGTTYPIRREITAELLGFEQICQNSLDAVSDRDFAVEFTAAASLVMVHLSRLSEELILWMSPRFGFIDIADRFCTGSSIMPQKKNPDVPELVRGKSGRVIGHLIGLITLMKSQPLAYNKDNQEDKEPLFDTADTLIDTLRIYADMMRGVTVKPDNMRAAVMQGFATATDLADYLVKKGMPFRDSHEVVAQAVRHADEAGVDLSELSLEVLQGFSDLIADDVYSVLTPEGSLNARNHLGGTAPEQVLLQVKRWREVLA, translated from the coding sequence ATGCACGACAAAACCTGGTCCGGACGCTTCAACGAACCCGTTTCCGAACTCGTCAAACAATACACCGCCTCCATCGGTTTCGACCAACGGCTTGCCGAATGGGACATCCAAGGCTCGCTCGCCCACGCGCAAATGTTGAAAGAAACCGGCGTGTTGGACGAAGGCGATTTGGCGGACATCCGCCGGGGTATGGCGGAAATCCTCGAAGAAATCCGCAGCGGCAAAATCGAATGGTCGTCCGATTTGGAAGATGTCCATATGAACATCGAACGCCGCCTGACCGACAAAATCGGCGATGCGGGCAAGCGTCTGCACACCGGACGCAGCCGCAACGACCAAGTCGCCACCGACATCCGCCTGTGGCTGCGCGATCAGATTACCGTTATCCAAAACCTGATTCAAAACCTTCAGACGGCATTACTGGATTTAGCGGAACAAAACGCCGAAACCGTTATGCCCGGCTTTACCCATCTGCAAGTCGCCCAGCCCGTCAGCTTCGGACACCATATGCTCGCCTACGTCGAAATGCTCGGCCGCGATAACGAACGGATGGCGGACTGCCGCCGCCGCGTCAACCGTATGCCGCTCGGCGCAGCCGCACTGGCGGGGACGACCTACCCGATTCGGCGCGAAATTACCGCCGAACTATTGGGCTTTGAACAAATCTGCCAAAACTCGCTCGATGCCGTATCCGACCGCGATTTCGCCGTCGAGTTCACCGCCGCCGCCTCTCTGGTTATGGTTCACTTGAGCCGCCTGTCCGAAGAATTGATTTTGTGGATGAGCCCGCGTTTCGGCTTTATCGACATCGCCGACCGTTTCTGCACCGGTTCGTCCATTATGCCGCAGAAGAAAAACCCCGACGTGCCCGAACTCGTGCGCGGCAAATCCGGACGCGTTATCGGGCACCTTATCGGCCTGATTACCCTGATGAAATCCCAGCCCTTGGCGTACAACAAAGACAATCAGGAAGACAAAGAACCGCTGTTTGACACTGCCGACACACTCATCGACACCCTGCGGATTTACGCCGACATGATGCGCGGCGTAACCGTCAAACCCGACAATATGCGCGCCGCCGTGATGCAGGGCTTCGCCACTGCCACCGATTTGGCAGATTACTTGGTCAAAAAAGGTATGCCCTTCCGTGACAGTCATGAAGTCGTTGCCCAAGCCGTGCGCCATGCCGATGAAGCTGGCGTTGATTTGAGCGAATTGTCGCTTGAAGTCCTGCAAGGTTTCAGCGATTTGATTGCCGACGACGTTTACAGCGTGCTGACACCCGAAGGCAGCTTAAACGCCCGCAACCACTTGGGCGGCACCGCGCCGGAACAGGTACTCCTCCAAGTCAAACGCTGGCGTGAAGTGTTGGCTTAA
- a CDS encoding DUF4375 domain-containing protein codes for MTDTDTQADRFEQMMWQAVDKLFKQHDGKLESMDGREQELVLIWRAEADIGNGGILQFVCNWGFPAAEKTCSVLKKIGAVHSAMLIHRAADALDKEIRHLQSEGKTLKEMWDITQHLDNKTASLLNSLDEQYWQDPDKLYLLGWQYYSGNPVQTAF; via the coding sequence ATGACCGATACGGATACCCAAGCCGACCGCTTCGAACAGATGATGTGGCAGGCGGTGGACAAACTTTTTAAACAGCATGACGGCAAACTTGAAAGCATGGACGGACGGGAACAGGAGCTGGTTTTGATTTGGCGGGCGGAAGCCGACATCGGCAACGGCGGCATACTGCAATTTGTCTGCAACTGGGGTTTTCCCGCCGCCGAAAAGACTTGTTCCGTTCTGAAAAAAATCGGCGCGGTACACAGCGCAATGCTGATCCATCGGGCGGCAGACGCATTGGACAAAGAAATCCGCCACCTCCAATCGGAAGGTAAAACCCTAAAAGAAATGTGGGATATAACACAGCATCTCGACAACAAAACCGCCTCGCTGCTGAACAGTCTGGATGAACAATATTGGCAAGACCCCGACAAACTGTATCTGCTGGGATGGCAATACTATTCCGGCAACCCTGTTCAGACGGCATTTTAA
- a CDS encoding RidA family protein — MDKTIIHTDKAPAAIGAYSQAVRAGDTVYMSGQIPLDPATMTVVGNSDFRAEARQVFKNLQAVAEAAGGSLDDIVKLNAYLTDLGNFAVFNEVMAEFIAEPFPARAAVGVASLPKGVQVEAEAVLVLNA, encoded by the coding sequence CCATCGGCGCATACAGCCAAGCCGTGCGCGCGGGCGACACCGTTTACATGAGCGGTCAAATCCCCCTCGATCCCGCCACCATGACCGTTGTCGGCAACAGCGATTTCCGCGCCGAAGCGCGCCAGGTCTTTAAAAACCTGCAGGCCGTCGCCGAAGCGGCAGGCGGTTCGCTGGACGACATCGTCAAACTCAACGCCTATCTGACCGACTTGGGCAACTTCGCCGTCTTCAACGAAGTGATGGCAGAATTTATCGCCGAGCCGTTCCCCGCCCGCGCCGCCGTCGGTGTTGCCTCCCTGCCCAAAGGCGTGCAGGTCGAAGCCGAAGCCGTCCTCGTTTTGAACGCATAA
- the galU gene encoding UTP--glucose-1-phosphate uridylyltransferase GalU, with protein sequence MKPIKKAVFPVAGMGTRFLPATKASPKEMLPIVDKPLIQYAVEEAVEAGCTEMVFVTGRNKRSIEDHFDKAYELETELEMRHKDKLLEHVRNILPPNITCLYIRQAEALGLGHAVLCARAAIGDEPFAVILADDLIDAPKGALKQMVEVYERSGNSILGVETVEPSQTGSYGIVETEQLKQFQRITGIVEKPKPEDAPSNLAVVGRYILTPRIFDLLTGLPRGAGNEIQLTDGIAKLLDHEFVLAHPFEGTRYDCGSKLGYLEATVAYGLKHPETGEPFRRLLEKYRTE encoded by the coding sequence ATGAAACCGATAAAAAAAGCCGTCTTCCCCGTCGCAGGGATGGGAACACGCTTCCTGCCCGCCACCAAGGCAAGCCCGAAAGAAATGCTGCCCATCGTCGACAAGCCGCTGATCCAATACGCCGTGGAAGAAGCCGTGGAAGCCGGCTGCACGGAAATGGTGTTTGTTACCGGACGCAACAAACGCAGCATCGAAGACCATTTCGACAAGGCATACGAACTCGAAACCGAGTTGGAAATGCGCCATAAAGACAAACTTCTGGAACACGTCCGCAATATCCTGCCGCCGAACATTACCTGCCTCTACATCCGCCAGGCCGAAGCACTGGGACTCGGACACGCCGTATTGTGCGCCCGCGCCGCCATCGGCGACGAACCTTTCGCCGTGATTTTGGCTGACGACTTAATCGATGCCCCAAAAGGCGCGCTCAAACAAATGGTCGAAGTGTACGAACGCAGCGGCAACAGCATTTTGGGCGTAGAAACCGTCGAACCGTCGCAAACCGGCTCATACGGCATCGTCGAAACCGAACAGCTCAAACAGTTCCAACGCATTACCGGCATTGTCGAAAAACCCAAGCCCGAAGACGCGCCCTCCAACCTTGCCGTTGTTGGACGCTACATCCTCACCCCGCGCATTTTCGACTTACTGACCGGACTGCCTCGCGGCGCGGGCAACGAAATCCAGCTTACAGACGGCATCGCCAAGCTGCTCGATCACGAATTTGTCCTGGCGCACCCCTTTGAAGGCACACGCTACGACTGCGGCAGCAAACTGGGCTACCTCGAAGCCACCGTCGCCTACGGCCTGAAACACCCCGAAACCGGCGAACCCTTCCGCCGCCTTTTGGAAAAATACCGTACCGAATAA
- a CDS encoding inorganic diphosphatase, whose product MADFNQILTPGDVDGGIINVVNEIPAGSNHKIEWNRKLAAFQLDRVEPAIFAKPTNYGFIPQTLDEDGDELDVLLVTEQPLATGVFLEARVIGVMKFVDDGEVDDKIVCVPADDRNNGNAYKTLADLPQQLIKQIEFHFNHYKDLKKAGTTKVESWGDVEEAKKVIKESIERWNKQA is encoded by the coding sequence ATGGCAGACTTCAACCAAATCCTGACCCCCGGCGACGTGGACGGCGGCATCATCAACGTTGTCAACGAAATCCCCGCCGGCAGCAACCACAAAATCGAATGGAACCGCAAACTGGCCGCATTCCAACTCGACCGTGTCGAACCCGCCATCTTCGCCAAACCGACCAATTACGGCTTCATTCCCCAAACATTAGACGAAGACGGCGACGAATTGGACGTGCTACTCGTTACAGAACAACCTTTGGCAACCGGCGTATTCTTGGAAGCGCGCGTTATCGGCGTGATGAAATTCGTTGACGACGGCGAAGTTGACGACAAAATCGTCTGCGTTCCTGCCGACGACCGCAACAACGGCAACGCCTACAAAACTTTGGCCGATTTGCCGCAGCAACTGATCAAACAAATCGAGTTCCACTTCAACCACTACAAAGACCTGAAAAAAGCGGGTACGACCAAAGTCGAATCCTGGGGTGATGTGGAAGAAGCGAAAAAAGTCATCAAAGAATCCATCGAACGCTGGAACAAACAGGCATAA
- a CDS encoding NGO_0222 family membrane protein, giving the protein MNRRKTYLLSVALFTLAFMLLVLLGAYLLTVGSKAFAVAAFLFAFGALFGQIGALALYLRHKSLRAAQSAAQENRYV; this is encoded by the coding sequence ATGAACCGCCGAAAAACCTATCTGTTGTCTGTTGCCCTGTTCACACTGGCATTTATGCTGCTCGTCCTCTTGGGCGCCTATCTGCTGACCGTCGGCAGCAAGGCCTTTGCCGTCGCCGCCTTCCTTTTCGCATTCGGCGCGCTGTTCGGGCAAATCGGCGCACTCGCCCTCTACCTGCGGCACAAATCCCTACGCGCCGCCCAATCCGCCGCACAGGAAAACCGCTATGTCTGA
- the nudB gene encoding dihydroneopterin triphosphate diphosphatase, which produces MPMAKPLKYPVSALVVLHDGDGSILLIERTHPKGFWQSVTGSLEPGETVAQTARREVWEETGILLAEGQLQDWHDSTVYEIYHHWRHRYPKGVFENREHLFSAEIPRDTPIALQPEEHVSYGWFDMEEAAEKVFSPSNRRAILELGRRLGRL; this is translated from the coding sequence ATGCCGATGGCAAAACCGCTCAAATACCCCGTCTCCGCACTGGTCGTACTCCATGACGGGGACGGCAGTATCCTCCTCATCGAACGCACGCATCCGAAAGGATTTTGGCAGTCTGTAACCGGCAGCCTCGAACCCGGGGAAACCGTTGCCCAAACGGCAAGGCGCGAAGTTTGGGAAGAAACCGGCATACTGCTGGCGGAAGGACAGCTTCAAGACTGGCACGACAGCACGGTTTACGAAATCTACCACCACTGGCGGCACCGCTATCCAAAAGGCGTGTTTGAAAACCGCGAACACCTCTTCTCTGCCGAAATCCCGCGTGATACGCCCATCGCCCTGCAACCCGAAGAACACGTCTCCTACGGTTGGTTCGATATGGAAGAAGCGGCGGAAAAAGTATTTTCCCCGTCCAACAGGCGCGCGATTTTGGAATTAGGCAGACGCTTGGGCAGGCTTTGA
- the rdgB gene encoding RdgB/HAM1 family non-canonical purine NTP pyrophosphatase, whose amino-acid sequence MSEKPEKIVLASGNAGKLKEFGKLFEPYGITVLPQSEFGIPECPEPYPTFVENALAKARHATKYSGLPALADDSGICAAALNGAPGIHSARYAGDNPKSDTANNLKLATELAGKADKSCCYVCVLVFVRHKDDPRPIIAEGVWHGQWNDTPLGQNGFGYDPYFYLPEHGKTAAELDSEVKNRESHRAQALADLIRKLAL is encoded by the coding sequence ATGTCTGAAAAACCGGAAAAAATCGTTTTGGCAAGCGGTAATGCAGGCAAACTCAAAGAATTCGGCAAGCTATTCGAACCATACGGCATTACCGTATTGCCGCAATCCGAGTTCGGCATACCCGAATGCCCCGAACCCTATCCCACCTTTGTCGAAAACGCGCTGGCAAAAGCACGCCATGCCACCAAATACAGCGGGCTGCCCGCACTCGCCGACGACAGCGGCATCTGTGCGGCCGCCCTAAACGGCGCACCGGGCATCCATTCCGCACGTTACGCGGGCGACAATCCCAAATCCGATACCGCCAACAACCTGAAACTTGCCACCGAACTTGCCGGCAAAGCCGACAAAAGCTGCTGCTATGTCTGCGTATTGGTTTTTGTCCGCCATAAAGACGACCCGCGCCCGATTATCGCCGAAGGCGTATGGCACGGACAATGGAACGACACACCGCTCGGGCAAAACGGTTTCGGTTACGACCCGTATTTTTATCTGCCCGAACACGGCAAAACCGCCGCCGAATTGGATTCGGAGGTCAAAAACCGCGAAAGCCACCGCGCGCAGGCACTCGCCGATTTAATCCGCAAACTCGCCCTTTAA
- a CDS encoding symmetrical bis(5'-nucleosyl)-tetraphosphatase: MAHYAIGDIQGCFDELTALLDKIGFNHGTDTLWLTGDIVNRGPKSLETLQFCIQHENSVQIVLGNHDLHLLAVGCGEGAPKRSDTIEPILKHPDGRKMLDWLRAQPLLIRDGGRVMVHAGILPQWRIAKAESLAGEAEAELRSKKYVKFFSKMYGNKPTAWDEDLNSYARLRFIVNAFTRMRALTFKNELDFDYKSTVKKMPLYLRPWFKAPDRQNLDHTIIFGHWSSLGYTNADNVISLDTGALWGGQLTAVNLETEEITQVQAANGIDWKSFAK; the protein is encoded by the coding sequence ATGGCACATTACGCAATCGGCGACATCCAAGGCTGTTTCGACGAACTGACCGCGCTGCTCGATAAAATCGGCTTCAACCACGGCACGGATACCCTCTGGCTGACGGGCGACATCGTCAACCGCGGCCCGAAATCCCTCGAAACGCTGCAATTCTGCATCCAGCACGAAAACAGCGTGCAAATCGTCCTCGGCAACCACGACCTGCACCTGCTCGCCGTCGGCTGCGGCGAAGGCGCGCCCAAACGCAGCGACACAATCGAACCCATACTCAAACACCCCGACGGCAGAAAAATGCTCGACTGGCTGCGTGCGCAACCGCTTTTGATACGTGACGGCGGCCGCGTCATGGTACACGCCGGCATCCTGCCGCAATGGCGCATAGCCAAAGCCGAATCGCTCGCCGGAGAAGCCGAAGCCGAACTGCGCAGCAAAAAATACGTCAAATTCTTCTCCAAAATGTACGGCAACAAACCGACCGCATGGGATGAGGACTTAAACAGTTACGCACGCCTGCGCTTTATCGTCAACGCTTTCACGCGGATGCGCGCCCTGACCTTTAAAAACGAACTGGATTTCGACTACAAATCCACAGTGAAAAAAATGCCGCTTTACCTGCGCCCGTGGTTCAAAGCCCCCGACCGGCAAAACCTCGACCACACCATCATCTTCGGACACTGGTCCTCGCTGGGCTACACGAATGCCGACAACGTCATCTCGCTGGACACCGGCGCGCTGTGGGGCGGGCAGCTGACCGCCGTCAATCTCGAAACGGAAGAAATTACCCAAGTCCAAGCCGCCAACGGCATAGACTGGAAAAGCTTCGCAAAATAA